A DNA window from Lysobacter silvisoli contains the following coding sequences:
- the erpA gene encoding iron-sulfur cluster insertion protein ErpA: METLTALPTAPGYQSLERPLEFTASAAAKVRELIAEEGNAALKLRVYIQGGGCSGFQYGFEFDEQQGEDDLTVQTDGVTLLVDPLSLQYLMGAVVDYTESLHGAQFVIRNPNAKTTCGCGSSFAV, from the coding sequence ATGGAAACGCTCACCGCTCTGCCCACCGCGCCCGGCTACCAGTCGCTGGAGCGCCCGCTGGAATTCACCGCCTCGGCCGCGGCCAAGGTCCGCGAGCTGATCGCCGAAGAAGGCAATGCGGCGCTGAAGCTGCGCGTCTACATCCAGGGCGGCGGCTGTTCGGGCTTCCAGTACGGTTTCGAATTCGACGAGCAACAGGGCGAGGACGACCTGACGGTGCAGACCGACGGCGTGACCCTGCTGGTGGACCCGCTGAGCCTGCAGTACCTGATGGGCGCGGTGGTCGATTACACCGAGAGCCTGCACGGTGCGCAGTTCGTGATCCGCAATCCGAACGCCAAGACCACCTGCGGCTGCGGTTCCTCGTTCGCGGTGTGA
- a CDS encoding DUF6776 family protein, with protein sequence MVDTAPKPQPGSAPPPRNAPAHWRAAAGVALVAVLGFGAWGLWRSLSPVAPEAPPSADAVRDARSQQAELEQLRQRVTTLTRSDQISREANRDLQGTLSERDEEIAGLRADVAFYERLVGSTAQRRGLAVHALRVQPQTGGAWHFTSTLTQNLNRGAVSAGRLTVAVEGTRAGKLQKLNWSDLRQQADAPGVAYSFKYFQQVDGDLFLPAGLTPVRVTVRLTPQSGAAVEQSFTWDEATRDSGAAAAVE encoded by the coding sequence ATGGTCGACACCGCCCCCAAACCCCAACCCGGCTCCGCGCCCCCGCCGCGCAACGCGCCGGCGCACTGGCGCGCGGCCGCCGGCGTGGCCCTGGTCGCCGTGCTCGGCTTCGGCGCCTGGGGCCTGTGGCGCAGCCTGTCGCCGGTCGCGCCCGAGGCGCCGCCCTCGGCCGACGCCGTCCGCGACGCGCGCAGCCAGCAGGCCGAGCTGGAGCAGCTGCGCCAGCGCGTGACCACGCTGACCCGCTCCGACCAGATCAGCCGCGAGGCCAACCGCGACCTGCAGGGCACCCTGTCCGAGCGCGACGAGGAGATCGCCGGTCTGCGCGCCGACGTGGCCTTCTACGAGCGCCTGGTGGGCTCCACCGCGCAGCGCCGCGGCCTGGCCGTGCACGCCCTGCGGGTGCAGCCGCAGACCGGCGGCGCCTGGCATTTCACCAGCACCCTGACCCAGAACCTCAACCGCGGCGCGGTCAGCGCCGGCCGCCTGACCGTGGCGGTGGAAGGCACCCGCGCCGGCAAGCTGCAGAAGCTGAACTGGTCCGACCTGCGCCAGCAGGCCGACGCGCCCGGCGTGGCGTATTCGTTCAAGTATTTCCAGCAGGTCGACGGCGACCTGTTCCTGCCCGCAGGCCTGACCCCGGTGCGGGTCACGGTGCGGCTGACCCCGCAAAGCGGCGCCGCGGTGGAGCAGTCCTTCACCTGGGACGAGGCCACGCGCGACAGCGGCGCCGCCGCCGCGGTGGAATGA
- a CDS encoding DUF6776 family protein yields the protein MAKAPPPRFVIVQQRPDRRPLIAAVLAAVWLASLAGAWAWATWRAAPQLPRLSAELDATRALLRERQSRLDRLEQREATLQRSDQISRVANKQIQGALAEREEEIADLRADVAFYERLVGSTGKAQGLNVHSAQFSPENGGTWRYLIVLTQNLNRGAISAGRLQFAVEGVRNGKLTTVGWDELHQRSAVPAQDYSFRYFQQIDGSVMLPAGFTPQRVRVSLRGENASVDQTFGWRSGATVTSET from the coding sequence ATGGCCAAGGCACCACCGCCCCGCTTCGTTATCGTTCAGCAGCGGCCCGACCGCCGGCCGCTGATCGCGGCCGTGTTGGCGGCCGTCTGGCTGGCCAGCCTGGCCGGCGCCTGGGCCTGGGCGACCTGGCGCGCGGCGCCGCAGCTGCCCCGGCTCAGCGCCGAGCTCGATGCCACCCGCGCCCTGCTGCGCGAGCGCCAGTCGCGCCTGGATCGGCTGGAGCAGCGCGAGGCCACCTTGCAGCGCTCCGACCAGATCAGCCGCGTGGCCAACAAGCAGATCCAGGGCGCGCTGGCCGAGCGCGAGGAAGAGATCGCCGACCTGCGCGCCGACGTGGCCTTCTACGAGCGCCTGGTCGGTTCCACCGGCAAGGCCCAGGGCCTGAACGTGCACTCGGCGCAGTTCTCGCCCGAGAACGGCGGCACCTGGCGCTATCTCATCGTGCTGACCCAGAACCTCAACCGCGGCGCGATCAGCGCCGGCCGCCTGCAGTTCGCGGTGGAAGGCGTGCGCAACGGCAAGCTCACCACGGTGGGCTGGGACGAGCTGCACCAGCGCAGCGCGGTGCCGGCTCAGGACTATTCCTTCCGCTACTTCCAGCAGATCGACGGCAGCGTCATGCTGCCGGCCGGCTTCACCCCGCAACGCGTGCGCGTCTCCCTGCGCGGCGAGAACGCGAGCGTGGACCAGACCTTCGGCTGGCGCAGCGGCGCCACCGTCACTTCGGAAACCTGA
- a CDS encoding DUF4126 domain-containing protein, with protein MSDAHLFAIGVVLAWLAGIRVYLTVFGVGLAGALGWLDLPQALQATESPWVIGVSGALAATEFFADKIPGVDSGWDLLHTLLRVPVGAFLAAATLSPDGQLGAGALATGAGVALGSHLLKAGSRVLLNTSPEPVTNWTASVGEDVAVIGTLALVFAHPWLALTIVGVITLMVAMLLWWIWRLLFRRAPKPSVA; from the coding sequence GTGTCCGATGCGCACCTGTTCGCAATTGGGGTAGTTCTCGCCTGGCTGGCGGGCATCCGGGTCTACCTGACGGTGTTCGGGGTCGGCCTGGCCGGCGCCCTGGGCTGGCTGGACCTGCCTCAGGCCCTGCAGGCCACCGAATCGCCCTGGGTCATCGGCGTCTCCGGCGCCCTGGCCGCCACCGAATTCTTCGCCGACAAGATCCCCGGCGTGGACTCGGGCTGGGACCTGCTGCACACCCTGCTGCGCGTGCCCGTGGGCGCCTTCCTGGCCGCGGCCACCCTGTCGCCCGACGGTCAGCTCGGCGCCGGCGCGCTGGCCACCGGCGCCGGCGTGGCCCTGGGCAGCCACCTGCTCAAGGCCGGCTCGCGCGTGCTGCTCAATACCTCGCCCGAACCGGTGACCAACTGGACCGCCTCGGTCGGCGAGGACGTGGCCGTGATCGGCACCCTGGCGCTGGTGTTCGCGCATCCGTGGCTGGCGCTGACCATCGTGGGCGTGATCACGCTGATGGTGGCGATGTTGCTGTGGTGGATTTGGCGGTTGCTGTTTCGTCGGGCGCCGAAGCCGAGTGTGGCGTAG
- the bfr gene encoding bacterioferritin: MKGDAKVIEFLNKALYNELTAINQYFLHAKMLKNWGLKELAEHEYHESIDEMKHADKLSERILFLDGLPNFQALGKLRIGENPRELLSCDLALELEAVPLLREAIKHCESVGDYVSRKLFADILDSEEEHIDWIETQLALIDRLGEQNYLLTKIED; this comes from the coding sequence ATGAAGGGCGACGCCAAAGTCATCGAATTCCTCAACAAGGCGCTCTACAACGAGCTGACCGCGATCAACCAGTACTTCCTGCACGCCAAGATGCTGAAGAACTGGGGCCTGAAGGAACTCGCCGAGCACGAGTACCACGAGTCCATCGACGAGATGAAACACGCGGACAAGCTGTCCGAGCGCATCCTGTTCCTGGACGGCCTGCCGAACTTCCAGGCGCTGGGCAAACTGCGCATCGGCGAGAACCCGCGCGAGCTGCTCAGCTGCGATCTGGCGCTGGAGCTGGAAGCGGTGCCGCTGCTGCGCGAGGCGATCAAGCATTGCGAATCGGTGGGCGACTACGTCAGCCGCAAGCTGTTCGCCGACATCCTCGATTCCGAGGAAGAGCACATCGACTGGATCGAAACCCAGCTGGCGCTGATCGATCGCCTGGGCGAGCAGAACTATCTGCTGACCAAGATCGAAGACTGA
- a CDS encoding (2Fe-2S)-binding protein, whose protein sequence is MYVCICNGVTERDILQAAEAGCRSVPELTMRTGAGANCGSCLDMASELLERARAQRELPLPVLSQAA, encoded by the coding sequence GTGTACGTCTGCATCTGCAACGGAGTCACCGAACGCGACATCCTCCAGGCCGCCGAGGCCGGGTGCCGCAGCGTGCCCGAGCTGACCATGCGCACCGGTGCCGGCGCCAACTGCGGCAGCTGCCTGGACATGGCCAGCGAATTGCTCGAACGCGCCCGCGCGCAGCGCGAGCTGCCCTTGCCGGTGCTGTCGCAAGCCGCCTGA
- a CDS encoding RNA pyrophosphohydrolase, giving the protein MIDPDGYRPNVGIVLMHPDGRLFWARRVHRDGWQFPQGGMNTDETPLEAMYRELREETGLLPQHVEVLGATPGWLRYRLPQRAIRRNDRLVCIGQKQVWFLLRLTGEESDLRLDLTDKPEFDHWRWVDFWYPVEHVVMFKRGVYASALRHLAPFARRIAGAQAVPAPGPDLRSPEAWPARCRQRPRARQPGMNARGGGDPASN; this is encoded by the coding sequence GTGATCGATCCGGACGGCTACAGGCCCAATGTCGGCATCGTGCTGATGCATCCCGACGGCCGCTTGTTCTGGGCCCGCCGCGTGCATCGCGACGGCTGGCAATTCCCGCAAGGCGGGATGAACACCGACGAGACGCCGCTCGAGGCCATGTACCGCGAGCTGCGCGAGGAAACCGGGCTGCTGCCGCAGCACGTCGAAGTGCTGGGGGCGACCCCCGGCTGGCTGCGTTACCGCCTGCCCCAGCGTGCGATCCGCCGCAACGACCGCCTGGTCTGCATCGGCCAGAAGCAGGTCTGGTTCCTGTTGCGCCTGACGGGCGAGGAGTCGGACCTGCGCCTGGACCTGACCGATAAGCCCGAATTCGACCACTGGCGCTGGGTGGACTTCTGGTACCCGGTGGAGCACGTGGTGATGTTCAAGCGCGGGGTCTACGCCAGCGCCCTGCGCCACCTGGCCCCGTTCGCGCGCCGCATCGCCGGCGCCCAGGCCGTGCCGGCGCCCGGCCCGGACCTGCGCAGCCCGGAGGCCTGGCCTGCCCGCTGCCGGCAGCGGCCGCGCGCGCGGCAACCCGGGATGAACGCCCGCGGCGGCGGCGACCCTGCGTCGAATTGA
- a CDS encoding TetR/AcrR family transcriptional regulator yields MPSASPLPAYSPKALEIVRRTNELLAAGGYNGFSYADIAELVQVRKASIHHHFPAKADLVKATVALHREAMRQGLQSLQQGVADPYARLIAYSRYWAECIRESNPPICICALLAAELPAIPAEVADEVRGHFDGLQAWLALTMEEGAAKGTVRLADTPSAEAAMFMASIHGAMLSARAAGNAALFWQIAQLATDRLKAP; encoded by the coding sequence ATGCCGTCCGCAAGCCCCCTGCCCGCGTATTCGCCCAAGGCCCTGGAGATCGTTCGGCGCACGAACGAACTGTTGGCCGCGGGCGGCTACAACGGCTTCAGCTATGCCGACATCGCCGAATTGGTGCAGGTCAGGAAAGCCAGCATCCATCACCACTTCCCGGCCAAGGCCGACCTGGTCAAGGCCACGGTCGCTCTGCATCGCGAGGCGATGCGGCAAGGATTGCAGTCGCTGCAACAAGGGGTTGCCGATCCGTATGCGCGACTGATCGCCTACAGCCGCTATTGGGCCGAATGCATCCGCGAGTCGAATCCTCCGATCTGCATCTGCGCGCTGCTGGCGGCCGAACTGCCGGCCATCCCGGCGGAGGTCGCCGATGAGGTCCGAGGGCATTTCGACGGCCTGCAAGCCTGGCTCGCGCTGACGATGGAAGAAGGCGCGGCGAAGGGAACGGTGCGCCTGGCCGACACCCCGTCGGCGGAAGCGGCGATGTTCATGGCCTCAATCCACGGCGCGATGCTGTCCGCGCGCGCCGCCGGCAATGCGGCGCTTTTCTGGCAGATCGCGCAGTTGGCGACGGACCGGTTGAAGGCCCCATAG
- the queD gene encoding 6-carboxytetrahydropterin synthase QueD — MNIFKVFTLEAAHRLPNVPEGHKCARLHGHSFRVEIHLDGPIGEHTGWVMDFADVKRAFQPLYDRLDHHYLNDIPGLENPTSERLAVWIWEQLKPELPLLSEIVVHETCTSGCRYRG, encoded by the coding sequence ATGAACATCTTCAAAGTCTTCACCCTGGAAGCCGCGCACCGCCTGCCCAACGTGCCGGAAGGCCACAAATGCGCGCGTCTGCACGGCCATTCGTTCCGGGTCGAGATCCACCTGGACGGCCCGATCGGCGAGCACACCGGCTGGGTGATGGACTTCGCCGACGTGAAGCGCGCGTTCCAGCCGCTGTACGACCGGCTGGACCACCACTACCTCAACGACATCCCCGGCCTGGAGAACCCGACCAGCGAGCGGCTGGCGGTATGGATCTGGGAGCAGCTCAAGCCCGAGCTGCCGCTGCTGAGCGAAATCGTGGTCCACGAGACCTGCACTTCGGGCTGCCGCTACCGGGGCTGA